A genomic region of Colletotrichum destructivum chromosome 5, complete sequence contains the following coding sequences:
- a CDS encoding Putative JmjC domain-containing protein → MLALDDPDFIQECVQTTASIHTDARLDGASESLSQQKSVDDGKYGLKPLKPEILQALENLALDVLTVRAPDDASAPGNGDARLLQRLDEEIERTYRRFYEFVYAELPYCWRQLYTDLSLLKFSCLVFLRGAGGGAVVDNDDEKLLDELVAVLDRALILAGGAGLSRGRKTISRLLAHLDGEDTLATTSSAPRLPASFPTSRPFTPPVTSPIRVVDAMTMPAFQSYLDRASSSGGGLGPEPLVLKSLLTDWPALSARPWSSPGYLLSRTHAGRRLVPVEVGRSYVDEGWTQELIPFRDLLSRIIASSSSSSLSSETRAEGETQGLATTTYLAQHELFAQLPHLQNDILTPDHCFTSPPPHPLDPSADKPELALPLVNAWLGPAGTITPLHTDGYHNLLCQAVGAKYVRLYAPHDSEALCPRGVDCDGDKDDSEDGEGGGDGDREMERKVDMSNTSAFDVGAAEGWDPDPEGRDAIELEEFRGLRHWDCVLEAGDALYIPIGWWHYVRGLSVSFSVSFWWNGDHCGDRGDPYGRSSESRKEC, encoded by the coding sequence ATGCTTGCCCTAGACGACCCGGATTTCATCCAAGAATGCGTCCAAACAACGGCCTCCATTCACACAGACGcccgcctcgacggcgcctccGAGAGCCTTTCGCAACAGAAGTCCGTGGATGATGGAAAGTACGGGCTTAAGCCCCTAAAACCGGAGATTTTGCAAGCCCTCGAGAATCTCGCGCTCGATGTCTTGACGGTCCGCGCGCCAGACGACGCATCAGCGCCAGGGAACGGCGACGctcgtcttctccaacgCCTCGACGAAGAGATCGAGAGAACGTACCGTCGGTTCTACGAGTTTGTGTACGCGGAACTGCCGTACTGCTGGAGGCAGCTGTACACCGATCTCAGCCTGCTGAAGTTTTCATGCCTTGTGTTTCTGAGGGgggccgggggcggcgccgtggtCGACAACGATGACGAGAAGTTGCTGGACGAGCTGGTCGCCGTGCTAGACCGGGCCCTGATCCTCGCTGGCGGCGCAGGCCTCTCACGTGGGAGGAAGACCATATCCAGGCTCCTCGCGcatctcgacggcgaagacacGCTTGCAACCACATCTAGTGCCCCCCGTCTCCCGGCGTCGTTCCCGACGTCGCGCCCCTTCACGCCGCCCGTCACGAGCCCGatccgcgtcgtcgacgccatgaCCATGCCGGCGTTCCAGTCCTACCTGGACCGCGCGTCTTCGTCCGGCGGGGGCCTGGGTCCGGAGCCGCTGGTCCTGAAGTCGCTGCTGACCGACTGGCCCGCTCTCTCGGCCAGGCCGTGGAGCTCGCCGGGGTATCTCCTCTCGCGGACGCACGCCGGGAGGAGGCTTGTCCCGGTCGAGGTGGGCAGGAGCTACGTCGACGAGGGGTGGACGCAGGAACTCATCCCGTTCAGAGATCTGTTGTCCCGCATCAtcgcgtcgtcctcgtcgtcctcgttgtcCTCCGAAACCCGGGCCGAGGGAGAAACTCAAGggctggcgacgacgacgtaCCTCGCTCAGCACGAACTCTTCGCCCAGCTGCCGCACCTCCAGAACGACATTCTCACGCCGGACCACTGCttcacgtcgccgccgccgcatccgCTCGACCCGTCCGCCGACAAGCCGGAGCTCGCGCTGCCGCTCGTCAACGCCTGGCTCGGCCCCGCGGGGACCATCACGCCGCTGCACACGGACGGGTACCACAACCTGCTCTgccaggccgtcggcgccaagTACGTGCGGCTGTACGCGCCACACGACTCGGAAGCGCTGTGCCCGCGGGGTGTTGACTGTGacggcgacaaggacgacagcgaagacggggaagggggcggggacggggacaGGGAGATGGAACGAAAGGTCGACATGAGCAACACGAGCGCGTTCGACGTCGGTGCAGCGGAGGGGTGGGACCCGGATCCGGAAGGCCGCGACgccatcgagctcgaggagtTCCGCGGCCTGCGGCACTGGGACTGCGTGCTCGAGGCCGGTGACGCGCTGTACATCCCCATCGGGTGGTGGCACTACGTCCGAGGCCTGAGCGTGAGCTTCAGCGTGAGCTTTTGGTGGAACGGGGATCACTGCGGCGACCGCGGCGACCCGTATGGACGATCGTCGGAATCACGTAAAGAGTGTTAA
- a CDS encoding Putative WD40/YVTN repeat-like-containing domain superfamily produces the protein MAASDNDQYGFHDDAAAGDDQSVLSTRGIEAFGRKVTTTASHLMGPLSEQGNNNHHHYHGALAEVHKQLRRPTIQRSMFSMAKTTPTDMVRSKLSTTEIQHRAVTYLPDELLANIPEGDNSYSLFQGFKASFPDLTEEGRKHRRRVSRGRKLLEDTEHSPGTPQALHNLKKDKASMMHELEMLGVRKSMASSEIRDIDNKIANLHGMRRIILDRLANLEQDETLLEHDLMDVETRLEEAQDLVDEAESIAINTPTKTEEDLAGDQDEAGFMSQSVYEKLPSAAGTPASKPKKRVVRRKSMPILHEHFEAGTAIREIRAHQDTITALDFDAPFGTMVTSAMDDSIRVWDLNAGRCIGLLDGHTASVRALQVDDNFLATGGMDATIRLWDLSKAHYDPHGSQYGRDEDEDGIAFENPDDGPVEPPEGSMRDCHLYTLSSHVDEITALHFRNDTLVSGSADKTLRQWDLEKGRCVQTLDVMWAAAQASASLGSESSWRQTNRAPSQPADFIGALQVFETALACGTADGMVRLWDLRSGQVHRSLVGHTGPVTCLQFDDVHLVTGSMDRSIRIWDLRTGSIYDAYAYDSAITSMMFDERRIVSAAGEDVVKVYDKVEGRQWDCGAGISEAEEGKTPAVVERVRVRDGYLVEGRQDGIVGVWTC, from the exons ATGGCCGCCTCGGATAACGACCAGTATGGCTTCCACGACGATGCGGCCGCCGGAGACGACCAGTCCGTCCTGTCT ACGCGTGGCATCGAGGCTTTTGGGCGCAAGGTCACCACAACGGCGAGCCATTTGATGGGGCCCCTTTCCGAGCAAGGGAACAACAATCATCACCATTACCATGGCGCCCTGGCCGAAGTCCACAAgcagctgcgccgcccgACCATCCAGCGCAGCATGTTTTCCATGGCCAAGACGACACCCACTGACATGGTCCGCTCCAAGCTGTCCACCACCGAGATCCAGCACCGCGCCGTGACCTACTTGCCTGACGAGTTGCTGGCCAACATCCCCGAGGGCGACAATTCCTACTCTCTTTTCCAGGGCTTCAAGGCGAGCTTCCCCGACCTGACCGAAGAGGGTAGGAAgcatcgacggcgggtaTCGAGAGGCAGGAAGCTACTGGAAGACACCGAACACAGTCCCGGCACGCCTCAGGCGCTGCACAACCTTAAGAAAGACAAGGCCTCAATGATGCACGAGCTGGAAATGCTGGGCGTTCGAAAAAGCATGGCAAGCAGCGAGATTCGCGATATCGACAATAAGATCGCCAATCTGCACGGCATGCGACGCATCATCCTTGACAGACTCGCAAATCTTGAGCAGGACGAAACGTTGCTGGAACACGACC TTATGGACGTCGAAACGCGGCTGGAAGAGGCGcaggatctcgtcgacgaagccgaatCGATCGCGATAAACACACCCACCAAGACCGAGGAAGACCTGGCCGGCGACCAGGACGAAGCGGGATTCATGTCACAATCCGTTTACGAAAAATTGCCATCAGCGGCTGGCACGCCAGCGTCGAAGCCGAAAAAGAGGGTGGTCCGCCGGAAATCAATGCCGATATTGCATGAGCATTTTGAGGCAGGCACCGCCATCAGGGAAATTCGCGCGCATCAGGACACAATCACAGCTCTCGATTTCGACGCACCTTTCGGAACCATGGTTACTTCGGCTATGGATGACTCAATCAGAGTATGGGATCTTAATGCTGGGCGATGTATCGGCTTGCTCGACGGGCACACGGCGTCGGTCCGCGCGCTGCAGGTGGACGACAACTTCCTCGCCACAGGAGGCATGGATGCCACGATCCGACTCTGGGATTTGAGCAAGGCGCACTACGACCCCCACGGAAGCCAGTACGGTagagacgaagacgaggacggtATCGCATTCGAGAACCCCGATGATGGCCCTGTCGAGCCTCCCGAAGGAAGCATGAGGGACTGTCACCTTTACACCCTCTCGTCCCATGTCGACGAAATCACGGCCCTACATTTCAGAAACGACACGCTTGTCTCGGGCTCCGCGGACAAGACGCTGCGGCAGTGGGATCTCGAAAAGGGTCGCTGCGTCCAGACTCTGGATGTCATGTGGGCGGCGGCCCAGGCTTCTGCATCTCTGGGAAGCGAGAGCTCCTGGAGACAGACGAACCGAGCGCCTTCACAGCCGGCCGACTTTATTGGAGCTCTCCAGGTCTttgagacagccctggctTGCGGTACCGCCGACGGCATGGTCCGCTTGTGGGACTTGCGAAGCGGCCAGGTTCATCGAAGCCTGGTGGGACACACAGGACCCGTGACGTGCCTACAGTTCGACGACGTTCATCTCGTGACTGGAAGCATGGACAGAAGTATTAGA ATCTGGGATCTCCGTACAGGATCTATTTATGATGCCTACGCGTACGACAGCGCCATCACCAGCATGATGTTTGATGAGCGGAGGATCGTCAGCGCTGCTGGTGAGGATGTTGTGAAGGTGTATGATAAGGTAGAGGGCCGCCAGTGGGACTGCGGCGCGGGCATTTCCGAGGCTGAGGAGGGCAAGACGCCCGCCGTTGTTGAGCGTGTACGTGTACGGGACGGCTACCTCGTCGAGGGACGACAGGACGGCATTGTAGGAGTATGGACATGTTAG